From a region of the Bradyrhizobium diazoefficiens genome:
- the gloB gene encoding hydroxyacylglutathione hydrolase: MAAEVRTFTCLNDNFGYLIHDVETKATASIDAPEAGPILKALEREGWQLTDILITHHHGDHVGGVAELKRKYNCRVVAPHDKTTEIANVDLRVANADVVKIGNLLARVLETPGHTLDHISYVFDTEKTVFAADTLFSIGCGRVFEGTYPMMWDSLLKLRALPDDFKLYCGHEYTASNVKFALTVDPDNAALQARAAEVAKLRAENKPTIPTLLGDEKRANVFLRADEPSVAARLHMKGADAAAVFGELRERKNKS; this comes from the coding sequence ATGGCCGCCGAAGTTCGTACTTTCACCTGTTTAAACGACAATTTCGGCTATCTGATCCACGATGTGGAAACCAAGGCGACGGCCTCGATCGACGCGCCTGAGGCCGGCCCCATTCTGAAGGCGCTGGAACGCGAGGGCTGGCAGCTCACCGACATCCTGATCACCCATCATCACGGCGATCATGTCGGCGGGGTCGCCGAACTCAAGCGGAAATACAATTGCCGCGTCGTCGCGCCGCACGACAAGACCACTGAGATCGCGAACGTCGATCTGCGCGTGGCCAATGCCGACGTGGTCAAGATCGGCAATCTGCTGGCCCGCGTCCTGGAGACGCCCGGCCACACGCTCGACCACATCTCCTACGTGTTCGACACCGAGAAGACGGTCTTCGCCGCCGACACGCTGTTTTCGATCGGCTGCGGCCGCGTGTTCGAGGGCACCTACCCGATGATGTGGGATTCGCTTCTGAAGCTGCGTGCTCTGCCCGACGACTTCAAGCTCTATTGCGGCCACGAATACACGGCCTCCAACGTCAAGTTCGCGCTCACCGTCGATCCCGACAATGCGGCGCTCCAGGCGCGCGCGGCGGAGGTGGCGAAGCTCCGGGCGGAGAACAAGCCGACCATTCCCACACTGCTCGGCGACGAGAAGCGGGCCAACGTGTTCCTGCGCGCCGATGAACCGTCGGTCGCAGCCAGGCTTCACATGAAGGGCGCGGATGCCGCCGCCGTGTTCGGCGAGCTGCGCGAGCGCAAGAACAAGTCCTGA
- a CDS encoding methyltransferase domain-containing protein, whose product MTIDVVDLREFYSRRLGIVARQMINRGIRERWPNAGGQRVLGLGYPTPYLGLFREDAERCIAFMPAAQGVLKWPTGRPALASLVDEFSLPLPDAAVDRILLVHALEMSDDPAALLREVWRVLSPSGRVIAVIPNRRGVWTRTDSTPFGHGRPYSRSQITDLLRQTWFTPTAWGEALFMPPYAGGWVLKSAQMWERAGAALSLPFAGVHIVEATKQVYRAIPAKRERARLIPSLAKPVLVPSSTTVTRS is encoded by the coding sequence ATGACCATCGACGTCGTCGACCTCCGCGAATTCTATTCGCGCCGCCTCGGAATCGTGGCGCGACAAATGATCAATCGCGGCATCCGGGAACGCTGGCCGAACGCGGGGGGCCAGCGCGTGCTCGGCCTCGGCTATCCCACGCCCTATCTGGGGTTGTTCCGCGAAGATGCCGAGCGCTGCATCGCCTTCATGCCGGCGGCCCAAGGCGTTCTGAAATGGCCGACGGGACGGCCGGCGCTGGCCTCGCTGGTCGACGAGTTCTCGCTGCCGCTTCCCGACGCTGCGGTCGACCGCATCCTGCTGGTCCACGCGCTGGAGATGTCGGACGATCCGGCCGCGCTGCTGCGCGAGGTGTGGCGCGTGCTGTCGCCGTCCGGGCGCGTGATCGCGGTGATCCCGAACCGGCGCGGGGTGTGGACGCGCACCGACAGCACGCCGTTCGGTCACGGCCGGCCCTATTCGCGCTCGCAGATCACCGATCTCCTGCGCCAGACCTGGTTCACGCCGACCGCGTGGGGCGAGGCGCTGTTCATGCCGCCTTATGCCGGCGGCTGGGTGCTGAAATCGGCGCAGATGTGGGAGCGCGCCGGCGCGGCGCTGTCGCTGCCCTTTGCCGGCGTGCACATCGTCGAGGCTACCAAGCAGGTCTACCGTGCAATCCCCGCCAAGCGCGAACGGGCGCGGCTGATTCCCTCGCTCGCGAAGCCGGTGCTGGTGCCGTCCTCGACGACGGTGACGCGCAGCTGA
- a CDS encoding cupin domain-containing protein has protein sequence MPTAAEIIARLELRPHPEGGHYRETFRDQATDANGRSRSTLIYFLLARGERSHWHRVDAVETWHHYAGSPLILRIAHDGCSQHEMRLGTDLVGGERPQAIVPAQAWQMAETTGEWTLVGCTVAPAFEFAGFELAPKGWEP, from the coding sequence ATGCCGACCGCAGCCGAGATTATCGCTCGCCTAGAACTGCGGCCGCATCCCGAGGGCGGCCATTATCGCGAGACGTTTCGCGATCAGGCCACTGACGCCAACGGGCGTTCGCGCTCGACCCTGATCTACTTCCTGCTCGCACGCGGCGAGCGTTCCCACTGGCATCGCGTCGATGCGGTCGAGACGTGGCATCATTACGCCGGCAGCCCCTTGATACTGCGCATCGCCCATGACGGCTGCTCGCAGCACGAGATGCGGCTGGGCACCGACCTCGTCGGCGGCGAACGGCCGCAGGCGATCGTGCCGGCACAGGCTTGGCAGATGGCGGAGACCACGGGCGAGTGGACGCTGGTCGGCTGTACCGTGGCGCCCGCCTTCGAGTTCGCAGGCTTCGAGCTCGCTCCGAAGGGCTGGGAGCCGTAA